A window from Candidatus Methylacidiphilales bacterium encodes these proteins:
- a CDS encoding antitoxin has product MSNATSVSITEASRNFSDFINRVAYRQESFFLIRGKKPVAELRPVASGRRLSELPALLRGGPLLEAGDWAPFRRDLEHVRAGR; this is encoded by the coding sequence ATGTCAAACGCCACTTCTGTGAGTATCACCGAGGCCTCCCGGAACTTTTCCGACTTCATCAACCGGGTGGCCTACCGGCAGGAGAGTTTTTTCCTCATCCGGGGGAAAAAGCCGGTGGCGGAGCTCCGCCCGGTGGCCAGTGGTCGGCGTCTATCCGAGCTGCCCGCGCTTCTGCGCGGGGGGCCGTTGTTGGAGGCGGGTGATTGGGCGCCCTTCCGCCGCGACCTGGAGCACGTGCGCGCGGGCCGCTGA